Proteins from one Bradyrhizobium amphicarpaeae genomic window:
- a CDS encoding RelA/SpoT family protein, translating into MVYRRRRSTQMQAATESVAVAPTAPVARPAKPRARMMRQYDLVERVRSYNPNTNEDLLNRAYVYAMKAHGSQTRASGDPYFSHPLEVAAILTDLKLDDATIVAALLHDTIEDTEATRAEIDQIFGPEIGALVEGLTKLKRLELVSREAKQAENLRKLLLAIADDVRVLLVKLADRLHNMRTLDFVPTESRRRIAEETLDIYAPLAGRMGMQEMREELEDLSFRTLDPEAYSVVMQRLDALAERNRNLIGEIEDQLSNNLRHRGLGARVYGRRKKPFSIWTKMERKSVGFEQLSDIFGFRLVVNDIEACYRALGIVHTTWPVVPGRFKDYISTPKQNDYRSIHTTVIGPGNQRVELQIRTEAMDQIAERGIAAHVFYKEGVGSPNEFLKRESNAFAWLRHTIGILSESANPEEFLEHTKLELFHDQVFCFTPKGKLIALPRHANVIDFAYAVHTDVGNSAVGCKINGQFAPLSSELQNGDEVEVLTSEAQSAPPSAWETLAVTGKARAAIRRATRTAVRDQYAGLGRRIVERLFERAKIEYADDKLKGALPRLARTSIEDVMAAVGRGEIKASHVARAMYPDYKEERIARYGVKKGLAAKLKEKSSEPPRSPVAIPIRGINSDLPIKFAPNGGAVPGDRIVGIVTPGEGITIYPIQAPALKDFEEEPERWLDVRWDIEDSAPQRFPARIRVENVNEPGALAQIATVIAEHDGNIDNISMQRRSPDFTETTIDLEVYDLKHLSAILAQLRAKAVVAKVERVNG; encoded by the coding sequence ATGGTCTATCGGCGCCGCAGATCCACGCAGATGCAGGCCGCAACCGAATCGGTTGCCGTGGCCCCGACTGCGCCGGTCGCGCGCCCGGCCAAGCCCCGCGCGCGCATGATGCGTCAATATGACCTCGTCGAGCGTGTCAGGTCCTACAACCCCAACACCAACGAAGACCTGCTGAACCGCGCCTATGTCTACGCCATGAAGGCGCACGGCTCGCAGACCCGCGCCTCGGGCGATCCGTATTTCTCGCATCCGCTCGAAGTGGCGGCGATTCTCACGGACCTGAAGCTCGACGACGCCACCATCGTGGCCGCGCTGCTCCACGACACCATCGAGGACACCGAGGCGACGCGGGCCGAGATCGACCAGATCTTCGGGCCGGAGATCGGCGCGCTGGTCGAGGGCCTGACCAAGCTGAAGCGGCTCGAACTGGTGTCGCGGGAGGCCAAGCAGGCCGAGAACCTGCGCAAATTGTTGCTGGCCATTGCCGACGATGTCCGCGTGCTCCTGGTCAAGCTCGCCGACCGCCTGCACAACATGCGGACGCTGGACTTCGTGCCGACGGAATCGCGCCGCCGCATCGCCGAGGAGACGCTCGACATCTATGCGCCGCTCGCGGGGCGCATGGGCATGCAGGAAATGCGCGAGGAGCTGGAGGATCTGTCCTTCCGCACCCTCGATCCCGAAGCCTATTCGGTCGTGATGCAGCGCCTCGATGCGCTCGCCGAACGCAACCGCAACCTGATCGGCGAGATCGAGGACCAGCTCTCCAACAATCTGCGCCACAGGGGCCTGGGGGCACGGGTCTATGGCCGCCGCAAGAAGCCGTTCTCGATCTGGACCAAGATGGAGCGCAAGTCGGTCGGCTTCGAGCAATTGTCCGACATCTTCGGCTTCCGCCTGGTCGTCAACGACATCGAGGCCTGCTATCGCGCGCTCGGCATCGTCCACACCACCTGGCCGGTCGTGCCCGGGCGCTTCAAGGACTACATCTCGACGCCGAAGCAGAACGACTACCGCTCGATCCACACCACGGTGATCGGCCCCGGCAACCAGCGCGTCGAGCTGCAGATCCGCACCGAGGCGATGGACCAGATCGCCGAGCGCGGCATCGCCGCGCACGTGTTCTACAAGGAGGGCGTCGGGTCGCCGAACGAATTCCTCAAGCGCGAATCCAACGCTTTCGCCTGGCTGCGCCACACCATCGGCATCCTCTCGGAGAGCGCCAACCCGGAGGAATTCCTCGAGCATACCAAGCTCGAGCTGTTCCACGATCAGGTGTTCTGCTTCACCCCGAAGGGCAAGCTGATCGCGCTGCCGCGCCACGCCAACGTGATCGACTTCGCCTATGCCGTCCATACCGACGTCGGCAACAGCGCGGTGGGCTGCAAGATCAACGGCCAGTTCGCGCCGCTGTCCTCGGAGCTGCAGAACGGCGACGAGGTCGAGGTGCTGACTTCGGAAGCGCAATCGGCGCCGCCTTCGGCCTGGGAGACGCTGGCGGTCACCGGCAAGGCCCGCGCCGCGATCCGCCGCGCCACCCGGACCGCCGTGCGCGATCAATATGCCGGCCTCGGCCGCCGCATCGTCGAGCGCCTGTTCGAGCGCGCCAAGATCGAATACGCCGACGATAAGCTCAAGGGCGCGCTGCCGCGGCTGGCGCGGACCTCGATCGAGGACGTGATGGCGGCCGTGGGGCGCGGCGAGATCAAGGCCTCCCACGTCGCGCGGGCGATGTATCCCGACTACAAGGAGGAGCGCATCGCGCGCTACGGCGTCAAGAAGGGGCTCGCCGCCAAGCTCAAGGAGAAGTCGTCGGAGCCGCCGCGCAGCCCGGTCGCGATCCCGATCCGCGGCATCAATTCCGACCTGCCGATCAAGTTCGCGCCGAACGGCGGCGCGGTGCCGGGTGATCGCATCGTCGGCATCGTCACGCCCGGCGAAGGCATCACGATCTACCCGATCCAGGCGCCGGCGCTGAAGGATTTCGAGGAGGAGCCGGAGCGCTGGCTCGACGTCCGCTGGGACATCGAGGACTCCGCGCCGCAGCGCTTCCCCGCCCGCATCAGGGTCGAGAACGTCAACGAGCCCGGCGCGCTGGCGCAGATCGCGACTGTGATCGCCGAGCACGACGGCAACATCGACAACATCAGCATGCAGCGCCGCTCACCGGACTTCACGGAAACGACGATCGATCTCGAAGTCTACGATTTGAAACATTTGAGCGCGATCCTGGCCCAACTGCGCGCGAAGGCGGTCGTCGCCAAAGTCGAACGTGTCAATGGATGA
- the rpoZ gene encoding DNA-directed RNA polymerase subunit omega: MARVTVEDCIDKVDNRFDLVLLAAHRARMISSGSQLTVDRDNDKNPVVSLREIADTTISPEDLREELVHSLQKFVEVDEPEPDTVPLIGSAGASVDADDTEVAVERMTEEELLKGLEGLAPPEEQPEEDE; encoded by the coding sequence ATGGCTCGCGTCACCGTAGAAGATTGTATCGACAAGGTCGACAACCGGTTTGACCTGGTCCTGCTGGCCGCCCACCGTGCCCGCATGATTTCGTCCGGATCACAACTAACGGTTGACCGCGATAACGACAAGAACCCTGTTGTGTCTTTGCGCGAAATTGCTGACACGACGATTTCGCCCGAGGACCTCCGCGAGGAGCTGGTGCACTCGCTCCAGAAGTTCGTCGAGGTCGACGAGCCCGAGCCCGATACGGTGCCGCTGATCGGTTCCGCAGGCGCGAGCGTCGATGCGGACGATACCGAAGTCGCCGTCGAGCGCATGACCGAAGAGGAGCTTCTGAAGGGCCTCGAAGGCCTTGCGCCGCCCGAGGAGCAGCCCGAGGAAGACGAGTAA
- the parC gene encoding DNA topoisomerase IV subunit A codes for MGKRIVPPEEPAEIHEVPLREALEERYLAYALSTIMHRALPDARDGLKPVHRRILYGMRLLRLDPGTAFKKSAKIVGDVMGSFHPHGDQAIYDAMVRLAQDFSSRYPLVDGQGNFGNIDGDNPAAYRYTEARMTDVARLLLEGIDEDGVEFRPNYDGQSKEPVVLPGGFPNLLANGAQGIAVGMATSIPPHNAAELCEAALHLIEKPDAKSKALMRWVKGPDFPTGGICVDSKQSIAEAYTTGRGSFRVRARWEQEEGARGAWVVVVTEIPFLVQKSRLIEKVAELLDQKKLPLVGDIRDESAEDVRIVIEPKSKNVDPALMMESLFRLTELENKIPLNLNVLIKGRVPKVVGLAECLREWLDHLRDVLIRRTRHRKGEIEHRLEILGGLLIAYLNIDEVIRIIRTEDEPKPALIKAFKLTELQAESILNMRLRNLRKLEEMEIRTEEKDLRKELKGIEGLLASETEQWKKVGEQVGKVRDMFGPKTPLGKRRTTFADAPEHDLAAIEEAFVEREPVTVVVSDKGWIRTMKGHVEDLSGLAFKQDDKLGFAFFAETTSKLLLFATNGKFYSLDVAKLPGGRGHGEPIRLFIDMEQEAAPVALFVNKGGRKFLVASTEGQGFVVNEDDCVGTTKKGKQVLNVDMPNEARVVTEVLGDTVAVIGDNRKMLIFPLDQVPEMARGRGVRLQKYKDGGLSDIAVFEAKAGLTWKDSAGREFSATMKELAEWKGTRADAGRLPPKGFPKSNKFGKVIG; via the coding sequence ATGGGAAAACGAATCGTTCCGCCGGAAGAACCGGCCGAAATTCACGAGGTGCCGCTGCGTGAAGCGCTCGAGGAGCGCTATCTCGCCTATGCGCTCTCCACCATCATGCACCGCGCGCTGCCCGACGCGCGCGACGGGCTGAAGCCGGTTCATCGCCGCATTCTTTACGGCATGCGCCTGCTCAGACTCGACCCCGGCACCGCCTTCAAAAAATCCGCCAAGATCGTCGGCGACGTGATGGGCTCGTTCCATCCGCATGGCGACCAGGCGATCTACGACGCCATGGTCCGCCTCGCGCAGGATTTCTCCTCGCGCTATCCGCTGGTCGACGGCCAGGGCAATTTCGGCAATATCGACGGCGATAACCCGGCCGCCTACCGCTACACCGAAGCGCGCATGACCGACGTCGCGCGCCTCCTGCTCGAAGGCATCGACGAGGACGGCGTCGAGTTCCGCCCCAATTACGACGGCCAGTCGAAGGAGCCGGTCGTGCTGCCCGGCGGCTTCCCGAACCTGCTGGCCAACGGCGCGCAGGGCATCGCGGTCGGCATGGCGACCTCGATCCCGCCGCACAACGCCGCCGAGCTCTGCGAAGCCGCGCTGCATTTGATCGAGAAGCCCGACGCCAAGTCCAAGGCGCTGATGAGGTGGGTGAAGGGCCCCGATTTCCCGACCGGCGGCATCTGCGTCGATTCCAAGCAGTCCATTGCCGAGGCCTACACCACCGGCCGTGGCTCGTTCCGCGTCCGCGCGCGGTGGGAGCAGGAGGAGGGCGCGCGAGGCGCCTGGGTCGTCGTCGTCACCGAGATTCCCTTCCTGGTGCAGAAGTCGCGGCTGATCGAGAAGGTCGCCGAGCTGCTCGACCAGAAGAAGCTGCCGCTGGTCGGCGATATCAGGGACGAATCGGCCGAAGACGTCCGCATCGTGATCGAGCCGAAATCGAAGAACGTCGATCCCGCCTTGATGATGGAATCGCTGTTCCGGCTCACCGAGCTCGAGAACAAGATTCCGCTGAACCTCAACGTCCTGATCAAGGGCCGCGTCCCCAAGGTGGTGGGCCTGGCCGAGTGTCTGCGCGAATGGCTCGACCATCTGCGCGACGTGCTGATCCGCCGTACCAGACACCGCAAGGGCGAGATCGAGCATCGGCTCGAAATCCTCGGCGGCCTGCTGATCGCCTATCTCAACATCGACGAGGTGATCCGGATCATTCGCACCGAGGACGAGCCGAAGCCCGCCCTGATCAAGGCGTTCAAGCTCACCGAATTGCAGGCCGAGTCCATCCTCAACATGCGCCTGCGCAATCTGCGCAAGCTCGAGGAGATGGAGATCCGCACCGAGGAAAAGGATCTGCGCAAGGAGCTGAAGGGCATCGAGGGGCTGCTCGCCTCCGAGACCGAGCAGTGGAAGAAGGTCGGCGAACAGGTCGGCAAGGTGCGCGACATGTTCGGGCCGAAGACGCCGCTCGGCAAGCGCCGCACCACTTTTGCCGATGCGCCCGAGCACGACCTCGCCGCGATCGAGGAGGCCTTCGTCGAACGCGAGCCGGTGACGGTCGTGGTCTCCGACAAGGGCTGGATCCGCACCATGAAGGGCCATGTCGAGGATCTCTCGGGGCTGGCCTTCAAGCAGGACGACAAGCTCGGCTTCGCGTTCTTCGCCGAGACGACCTCGAAGCTGCTGCTGTTCGCCACCAACGGCAAATTCTATTCGCTCGACGTGGCCAAGCTGCCGGGCGGCCGCGGCCACGGCGAGCCGATCCGCCTGTTCATCGACATGGAGCAGGAGGCCGCGCCCGTCGCGCTGTTCGTCAACAAGGGCGGACGCAAATTCCTGGTCGCGAGCACCGAGGGCCAGGGCTTCGTGGTCAACGAGGACGACTGCGTCGGCACCACCAAGAAGGGCAAGCAGGTCCTCAACGTCGACATGCCGAACGAGGCGCGCGTGGTCACCGAAGTGCTCGGCGACACCGTCGCGGTCATCGGCGACAACCGCAAGATGCTGATCTTCCCGCTCGACCAGGTGCCGGAGATGGCGCGCGGCCGCGGCGTCCGCCTGCAGAAGTACAAGGACGGCGGTCTCTCCGACATTGCCGTGTTCGAGGCCAAGGCCGGCCTGACCTGGAAGGATTCCGCCGGCCGCGAGTTCTCCGCGACCATGAAGGAGCTCGCTGAGTGGAAAGGCACCCGCGCCGACGCCGGCCGCCTGCCGCCGAAGGGTTTCCCGAAGTCGAACAAGTTCGGCAAGGTGATCGGGTAG
- a CDS encoding NYN domain-containing protein, with product MSPSSTDKIALFIDGANLYATAKTLGFDIDYKRLLKEFQSRGTLLRAFYYTAIIEDQEYSSIRPLIDWLDYNGYTVVTKATKEFIDASGRRKVKGNMDIELAVDAMELAEHIDQMVLFSGDGDFRSLVEAVQRRGVRVTVISTIASQPPMIADELRRQADVFTDLVELQSKLGRDPSERPAPRDRGERGEGRHHAPQFLQRATTMAPRGDVDFEE from the coding sequence ATGTCACCTTCCTCTACCGACAAGATCGCGCTCTTCATCGACGGAGCCAATCTCTACGCGACCGCGAAGACTCTGGGCTTCGACATCGATTACAAGCGCCTCCTGAAGGAGTTTCAGAGCCGCGGGACGCTGCTCCGGGCGTTCTACTACACCGCGATCATCGAGGATCAGGAATACTCCTCGATCCGCCCGCTGATCGACTGGCTGGATTACAACGGCTACACCGTCGTGACCAAGGCGACCAAGGAGTTCATCGACGCCTCCGGCCGCCGTAAGGTCAAGGGCAACATGGACATCGAGCTCGCCGTGGACGCCATGGAGCTTGCCGAGCACATCGACCAGATGGTGCTGTTCTCCGGTGACGGCGACTTCCGCTCCCTGGTCGAGGCCGTGCAGCGCCGCGGCGTGCGGGTCACGGTGATCTCCACCATCGCCAGCCAGCCGCCGATGATCGCCGACGAGCTGCGCCGCCAGGCCGACGTCTTCACCGATCTCGTCGAGCTGCAATCCAAGCTCGGCCGCGACCCGTCCGAACGCCCCGCCCCGCGTGACCGCGGCGAGCGTGGTGAGGGACGCCACCACGCCCCGCAATTCCTCCAGCGCGCAACCACGATGGCGCCGAGGGGCGATGTCGACTTCGAGGAGTGA
- the era gene encoding GTPase Era — protein MTAEASGETPPATRCGFVALIGAPNVGKSTLVNALVGAKVTIVSRKVQTTRALIRGIVIENNAQIILVDTPGIFLPKRRLDRAMVSTAWSGAHDADLVCVLIDAKAGIDEEAEAILTKVASVNHEKILVINKVDLVQREKLLALAQAANERTTFARTFMIAAISGDGVDDLRETLSEMVPAGPFLYPEDQMSDAPMRQLAAEITREKIYQKLHQELPYQSTVETEKWEERKDKSVRIEQTIFVERESQRKIVLGKGGATIKSIGADSRKELMQILDVPVHLFLFVKVRENWGDDPDRYREMGLDFPRE, from the coding sequence ATGACGGCTGAAGCAAGCGGCGAGACGCCCCCTGCGACGCGCTGCGGTTTCGTTGCGCTGATCGGCGCGCCGAATGTCGGCAAGTCCACGCTGGTCAATGCGCTGGTCGGGGCCAAGGTCACGATCGTCTCGCGCAAGGTGCAGACCACGCGCGCCCTGATCCGCGGCATCGTCATCGAGAACAACGCGCAGATCATTCTGGTCGACACGCCCGGCATCTTCCTGCCGAAGCGCCGGCTCGACCGCGCCATGGTTTCGACCGCCTGGAGCGGGGCGCATGACGCCGATCTCGTCTGCGTGCTGATCGACGCCAAGGCCGGGATCGACGAGGAGGCCGAGGCGATCCTCACCAAGGTCGCGAGCGTCAATCACGAGAAGATTCTGGTGATCAACAAGGTCGATCTGGTCCAGCGCGAGAAGTTGCTGGCGCTGGCGCAGGCCGCCAACGAGCGCACGACGTTCGCGCGGACCTTCATGATCGCGGCGATCTCGGGCGACGGCGTCGACGACCTCCGCGAGACGCTGTCCGAGATGGTGCCGGCAGGGCCGTTCCTCTACCCCGAGGACCAGATGTCGGACGCGCCGATGCGGCAGCTTGCGGCCGAGATCACGCGCGAAAAAATCTATCAGAAGCTGCACCAGGAATTGCCCTACCAGTCCACGGTCGAGACCGAGAAGTGGGAGGAGCGCAAGGACAAGTCGGTGCGGATCGAGCAGACGATCTTCGTCGAGCGCGAAAGCCAGCGCAAGATCGTGCTCGGCAAGGGCGGCGCCACCATCAAGTCGATCGGCGCGGACTCGCGCAAGGAACTGATGCAGATCCTTGACGTGCCGGTCCACCTGTTCCTGTTCGTCAAGGTGCGCGAGAACTGGGGCGACGATCCCGATCGCTACCGCGAGATGGGCCTGGACTTTCCGAGAGAATAA
- a CDS encoding uracil-DNA glycosylase — protein sequence MSTSRSEAARLSRQSPNVVPDRDCPLCPRLVAFREANRAREPLWHNAPVAPFGDIKARLLIVGLAPGMQGANRTGRPFTGDYAGDLLYATLLEYGFAKGTYHARPDDGLKLVDCRIANAVHCVPPQNKPLPVEINTCRQFLVANLETMPKLRAIIALGRIAHDSVLKPLKLKASQAPFGHGAVHQAGAFKLYDSYHCSRYNTNTGVLTPDMFRSVFAKVKADLD from the coding sequence ATGTCGACTTCGAGGAGTGAGGCGGCACGGCTCAGCCGCCAGTCTCCCAACGTCGTTCCCGACCGTGATTGTCCGCTCTGCCCGCGCCTGGTCGCCTTTCGCGAAGCGAACCGGGCGCGCGAGCCGTTATGGCACAATGCGCCGGTTGCGCCCTTCGGCGACATCAAGGCCCGCCTGTTGATCGTCGGCCTTGCGCCGGGGATGCAGGGCGCCAATCGCACGGGGCGGCCGTTCACCGGCGATTATGCCGGTGACCTGCTCTACGCCACGCTGCTTGAATATGGCTTTGCCAAGGGCACCTATCATGCCCGTCCCGATGACGGACTGAAGCTGGTCGACTGCCGTATCGCCAACGCAGTGCATTGCGTTCCGCCGCAGAACAAGCCGCTGCCGGTCGAGATCAACACCTGCCGGCAATTTCTGGTGGCGAATCTCGAGACGATGCCGAAGCTGCGCGCGATCATCGCACTCGGGCGGATTGCGCACGACAGCGTGCTCAAGCCGCTGAAGCTGAAAGCCTCCCAGGCCCCCTTCGGCCACGGCGCCGTGCATCAGGCCGGCGCGTTCAAGCTCTACGACAGCTACCACTGCTCGCGCTACAACACGAACACGGGTGTGCTGACGCCGGACATGTTCAGGAGCGTGTTCGCCAAGGTGAAGGCGGATCTCGATTAG
- a CDS encoding pyridoxine 5'-phosphate synthase, producing MPAIPLRLGVNIDHVATVRNARGGRHPDPVRAALLAIEAGADGITAHLREDRRHIRDEDMARLKAEISKPLNFEMAATDDMMRISLATKPHAVCLVPERRQEVTTEGGLDVVGQHNALAPYIARLNDAGIRVSLFIAADPAQIEMAARLRAPVIEIHTGAWCDAVVDGHTEKAEAEWQRIVAGVKLAKAAGLEVHAGHGLDYQTAETIAALPDIMELNIGYYMIGEALFVGLAETVRSMRAAMDRGRSRA from the coding sequence ATGCCCGCAATTCCGCTTCGCCTCGGCGTCAATATCGATCACGTCGCAACCGTGCGTAACGCGCGCGGCGGTCGCCATCCCGATCCGGTGCGCGCGGCGCTGCTGGCGATCGAAGCCGGTGCCGACGGCATCACCGCCCATTTGCGCGAGGATCGCCGCCACATCCGCGACGAGGACATGGCGCGGCTGAAGGCCGAGATCTCCAAGCCGCTCAATTTCGAGATGGCGGCGACCGACGACATGATGCGGATCTCGCTTGCCACCAAGCCGCACGCGGTGTGCCTGGTGCCGGAGCGCCGGCAGGAGGTGACCACCGAGGGCGGCCTGGATGTGGTCGGCCAGCACAACGCGCTCGCGCCCTACATCGCGCGGTTGAACGACGCGGGGATCCGCGTCTCGCTGTTCATCGCCGCCGATCCCGCCCAGATCGAGATGGCGGCGCGGCTGCGCGCGCCGGTGATCGAGATCCACACCGGCGCCTGGTGCGACGCTGTGGTCGACGGTCACACCGAAAAGGCCGAGGCCGAATGGCAGCGGATCGTGGCGGGCGTGAAGCTGGCCAAGGCCGCCGGGCTCGAGGTCCATGCCGGCCACGGGCTCGACTATCAGACGGCGGAGACGATCGCAGCGCTGCCTGACATCATGGAGCTCAACATCGGCTATTACATGATCGGCGAAGCGCTGTTCGTGGGTCTCGCCGAGACGGTGCGCAGCATGCGCGCGGCGATGGACCGAGGCCGGAGCCGGGCATGA
- the lepB gene encoding signal peptidase I, whose product MSVTSGTKTESGIGETIRVVIHALLIALVIRTFLFQPFNIPSGSMKATLLVGDYLFVSKYSYGYSHYSIPFSPPLFSGRIWGSDPARGDIVVFRLPKDDSTDYIKRVIGLPGDRIQMRDGLLYINDTPVERQRMSEYVGEEPCGSEGGGISRVKRWKETLPNGVSYETLDCADNGYVDNTNVYTVPSGHFFMMGDNRDNSTDSRFLGQVGYVPQENLIGRAQMIFFSIGEGEHAWMFWRWPWAVRWNRFFKIVR is encoded by the coding sequence ATGAGCGTGACTTCGGGAACGAAAACTGAGAGCGGCATCGGCGAAACGATCCGGGTCGTGATCCACGCTCTCCTGATCGCGCTGGTGATCCGCACCTTCCTGTTCCAGCCTTTCAACATCCCGTCCGGCTCGATGAAGGCGACGCTGCTGGTCGGCGACTATCTGTTCGTCTCGAAATATTCATACGGCTACAGCCACTATTCGATTCCGTTCTCGCCGCCGCTGTTCTCCGGGCGGATCTGGGGCTCGGATCCGGCCCGCGGCGACATCGTCGTGTTTCGTCTGCCGAAGGACGATTCCACCGATTACATCAAGCGCGTGATCGGCCTTCCCGGCGACCGCATCCAGATGCGCGACGGGCTGCTCTACATCAACGACACGCCGGTCGAGCGGCAGCGCATGAGCGAATATGTCGGCGAGGAGCCCTGCGGCTCGGAAGGTGGCGGCATCTCCCGGGTGAAACGCTGGAAGGAAACGCTGCCGAACGGCGTATCTTACGAGACGCTCGACTGCGCCGACAACGGCTACGTCGACAACACCAACGTCTACACCGTGCCATCGGGCCATTTCTTCATGATGGGCGACAACCGCGACAACTCCACCGACAGCCGCTTCCTCGGCCAGGTCGGCTACGTGCCGCAGGAAAATCTGATCGGCCGCGCGCAGATGATCTTCTTCTCCATCGGCGAAGGCGAGCATGCATGGATGTTCTGGCGCTGGCCGTGGGCGGTGCGCTGGAATCGCTTCTTCAAAATCGTCCGATGA
- the acpS gene encoding holo-ACP synthase, with product MIIGIGSDLIDITRVGKVIERHGERFLDRIFTAAERAKAERRAKNEKMVVATYAKRFAAKEACSKALGTGIRRGVWWRDMGVVNLPGGRPTMQLTGGALARLQALTPEGFEARIDLSITDDWPLAQAFVIISAVPLPKP from the coding sequence ATGATCATCGGCATTGGCTCCGACCTGATCGACATCACCCGCGTCGGCAAGGTGATCGAGCGTCATGGCGAGCGCTTCCTCGACCGCATCTTCACCGCGGCGGAGCGGGCCAAGGCGGAGCGGCGGGCCAAGAACGAGAAGATGGTGGTGGCGACCTACGCCAAGCGCTTCGCCGCCAAGGAGGCCTGCTCCAAGGCGCTCGGCACCGGAATCCGGCGCGGCGTCTGGTGGCGCGACATGGGGGTGGTCAACCTGCCGGGCGGGCGGCCGACCATGCAGTTGACCGGCGGGGCGCTGGCCCGGCTCCAGGCCCTGACCCCGGAGGGGTTCGAGGCGCGGATCGACCTGTCGATCACCGACGACTGGCCGCTGGCGCAGGCCTTCGTCATCATTTCCGCCGTCCCGCTGCCGAAACCCTGA
- the rnc gene encoding ribonuclease III — translation MKDEAKDIATEPIEAQAGPDGEAATKSLATKTPDTKTPDTKTPDAKTPAKKKRTRSSKAKGTDANAALEARIGHSFADPNMLMQAITHVSALKSGRKRGDSYQRLEFLGDHVLGLVVSDMLYHAFPNADEGELSKRLAELVRKESCADVAKSLGLLDDIKLGSVGSSADARLRKSILGDICEAVIGAVFLDGGYAAASEFVKRNWTERMHKPRRPLRDPKTVLQEWAQGKGLPTPVYREVERTGPHHDPQFRVAVDLPGLAPAEGIGGSKRAAEKVAASVMIEREGVGGSNDG, via the coding sequence ATGAAAGACGAAGCCAAGGACATCGCGACCGAACCGATCGAGGCACAAGCGGGCCCCGACGGCGAAGCTGCGACCAAGAGCCTTGCAACCAAGACTCCTGACACCAAGACTCCCGACACCAAGACTCCCGACGCCAAAACGCCCGCGAAGAAGAAACGCACGCGGAGCAGCAAGGCCAAGGGCACCGATGCCAACGCGGCGCTCGAGGCGCGCATCGGTCACAGCTTCGCCGACCCGAACATGCTGATGCAGGCGATCACGCATGTCTCGGCGCTGAAGTCCGGGCGCAAGCGGGGCGACAGCTATCAGCGCCTGGAATTCCTCGGCGACCACGTGCTCGGGCTCGTCGTCTCCGACATGCTCTATCATGCGTTCCCGAACGCCGATGAGGGCGAGCTGTCCAAGCGACTTGCCGAGCTCGTGCGCAAAGAAAGCTGCGCCGACGTCGCCAAGTCGCTCGGTCTGCTCGACGACATCAAGCTCGGTTCGGTCGGCTCCAGCGCCGACGCGCGCCTGCGCAAGTCCATCCTCGGCGACATCTGCGAGGCCGTGATCGGCGCCGTCTTCCTCGACGGCGGCTACGCGGCGGCGTCCGAATTCGTCAAGCGCAACTGGACCGAGCGCATGCACAAGCCGCGCCGTCCCTTGCGCGATCCCAAGACCGTGCTGCAGGAATGGGCGCAGGGCAAGGGACTGCCGACGCCGGTTTACCGCGAGGTCGAGCGCACCGGCCCGCATCACGATCCGCAATTCCGCGTCGCGGTGGACCTGCCGGGGCTCGCGCCTGCCGAAGGCATCGGCGGCAGCAAGCGCGCGGCAGAGAAGGTGGCAGCTTCAGTGATGATCGAACGAGAAGGTGTTGGCGGCAGCAATGACGGCTGA
- the recO gene encoding DNA repair protein RecO — translation MEWTDEGIVLGVRRHGESSAIVELLTRGHGRHLGLVRGGAGSRMRPLLQPGNSVGVVWRARLDEHLGTYAIEGLKLRAATLLGSSHGVYGVTHLASIARLLPERDPHEEIFALLEHSLDDFEDIGSAAVHVIHFELAMLAELGFGLALENCAVTGETTDLIYVSPKSGGAVSRGAGEPWRDRLLRLPPFLRQGEVQGELTDEDLQDGFRLTGLFLLRHVLEPRGQVHSDARAGFINALTRQQAKAAISAP, via the coding sequence ATGGAATGGACCGACGAGGGCATCGTGCTGGGCGTGCGGCGGCATGGCGAATCCAGCGCCATCGTCGAGCTCTTGACGCGCGGGCACGGCCGCCACCTCGGTCTCGTGCGCGGCGGCGCCGGATCGCGGATGCGGCCCCTGCTGCAGCCGGGGAACAGCGTCGGCGTGGTATGGCGGGCGCGGCTGGACGAGCATCTCGGCACCTACGCCATCGAGGGCTTGAAGCTGCGTGCGGCCACGCTGCTCGGATCGTCCCATGGTGTCTACGGCGTCACCCATCTCGCCTCGATTGCGCGCCTCCTGCCGGAGCGCGATCCGCACGAAGAAATCTTCGCGCTGCTCGAACATTCGCTCGACGATTTCGAGGATATCGGGAGCGCGGCGGTGCACGTCATCCATTTCGAGCTGGCGATGCTGGCCGAACTCGGCTTCGGGCTGGCGCTGGAGAATTGCGCGGTCACCGGCGAGACCACGGACCTGATCTATGTCTCGCCGAAATCCGGCGGCGCGGTGTCGCGCGGCGCGGGCGAGCCATGGCGTGACCGGCTGTTGCGGCTGCCGCCGTTTCTGCGCCAGGGCGAGGTGCAGGGGGAGCTTACCGACGAGGATCTCCAGGATGGCTTTCGGCTCACCGGGCTGTTCCTGCTGCGCCACGTGCTGGAGCCGCGCGGGCAGGTGCATTCCGACGCGCGTGCCGGCTTCATCAACGCGCTGACGCGACAGCAGGCCAAAGCCGCAATTTCCGCGCCATGA